TCGGACGTTAAGAGACATTTTCGAGAAAGCAGACACTCCATTTGGAGGTTTAAGTTTCGTTCTTGGCGGGGATTTCCGTCAAACTCTTCCTGTCATAAAAGGCTGTGGCAAAGTAGAAATACTAGACGCTTCTATAACTCATTCACCTTTATGGAATCACTTCCATATAATAACACTCGAAGAAAACATGCGACTACAACAACCAAACCTCTCGGAAATTGATAAGGAAAATATTAGGTTATTTGCAAATTGGCTACTACAAATTGGAAACGGCACCATTGGCGAACCTGATGAATGTGATCCACATAACACATCATGGGTTAAAATCCCCAACCAATACTGTATCAGAGACGATGAAGATGGCCTCACAAACCTGATATCCTTCATATACAGTGACAAGTTACTATATCACCCCAACCCACTACAGCTACAACAACAGGCAATTGTATGCCCAAAAAATGAGACGGCTGATGCAATTAACGAAGCAATCCTGATACGAATCGAAAAAGAATCGAAAACATATACAAGTTATGACTCTGCAACTCCCTACAGCAATGACGGAGGACAAACAGAGTTATTATACCCAATGGAATATCTAAATTCTCAAAATTTTCCAAACCTACCACCTCATCAACTAACTCTGAAAACTGGAATTCCTGTTATTTTGCTCCGAAATCTAAACATAGCTGGTAGTCTATGTAACGGAACACGGATGATTACAACACAACTACTTTCACAACACATTGAGGCCAAAATCATCACGGGAACCAGAATCGGCCAAAAAGTTTACCTACCTAGAATCTCCCTTATTTACAAGGATAACGTGTTACCATATGTTTTCAAAAGAGTCCAGTTCCCAATAAAAGTATCTTATGCAATGACCATCAACAAGAGTCAAGGCCAATCTTTAAATAAAATTGGCGTCTATCTTCCTAAACCCGTTTTTGGTCATGGTCAACTCTATGTAGCCTTATCTAGAGCTACAACCCCACATGGTCTAAAAATTCTTATTAAAAAACAGGAGGGTCGAGATCATAATGTCACAAAAAATATTGTATATAAAGATTTTTTACAAACTATATTTAACTCACAGGTcaaattcctatatatatatatatatatatatatatatatatatatatatatatatatatatatatatatatatatatatataagttaacagcgcatatctgtatatatttatatgtctaCTTTACTCAGGAATAAtaaaaactaacaacaaaattttaATGATGAATGCAGGATGGAACACGAAACTGAAGTTGTACCAATATCTGCTTTACGCCCAGGAGATAGACTAAAAGCCATCGAGGTCATAGTCTACAGACAATGGGTAATCAAACGCCCCAAAACTCGAAAACCTGCTGGATTTTGCACACTCCTACTAGATATACACGTAAGCTTCTTTCAAAATCTACAATGATTCTAATTCTATTTTACACGATACTAAAACCATAAGCTATAATAATTTGGACAGGGAAATGCCATACAAGCCATATCAGATTTCAGTCAAAAACGCCATTTCACAGAGGTCGTCCAGATCAATTCAGCATTCAGATTGTCAAACTTCATCTGTCGATAAATCAACAAATACGACCAGGCAATATCAAATACAACATACTTATCAATTGGTGATCAACTAGCAATACAATCCATACCAGCTATAGGCTTTCCAACCCAACATTTCGAATTTACCCCCTTTAATCGTCTACAAATCTCAACGATTACTGGTACGTAACAAACAACAGCTAAATCATAAGCATGCAGAAAATAACAACATTTTATGACCAAATAGATTACATTGGATGTGTACTACCTATTGGAAATATCGAAGAAAGTGAAGGTAAAGCACCAAACAAGGAAATTACATATCTCCGAACAATAGAAATTATGAATACCAGGTAAACAACTTTCTTTTCCCATCATTACACAATTAACATATCACATACAAATAAAAAACTCAACACCTTTTATAACAGTGAAATGCCAATAGAGGTAACATTATGGGGCGAGATGGCGACAACATTTGACATGGAAACTTACCTCTCATTACCACCATCAGTCATCATAGCAATAACATCATGCTGGGTAAAGCACAATACATGTAAGTTCTCtacttgaaaaaaaaaacaaaaaaaaaaaaaaaaaaaaaaaaacaaaacaaaacataaCCAGGATCGTAACTAAAGTTTTaacattattcaaatatatgtattTTCTAAAAAACTAAATGTTGTTGCAGTTACAGGGAATACTCAACTTTCAACAACTTCAGCGAGTCAATACTTCTTCAACCCAGACATAGAAGATTTCCACCAATCAATCCAATTGTAATAAAGTCTTAAATACAATTTCAATTCCCATAATTAATTGCATTAACATTCCCAAATAATACTCTTACAGGTACAAAGAAATCATCGAGAAAAAGCCTCTGCTAATCGCAAATACGCTTGAACAACGAGCATACACACTTGCAGACTTAATGGAATACAACCCAATAACACAACAGGTAAAAACACAACCTTTTTCAATATTTGGAACGTATCATTATACAAACGTATGCATCTCTTGTGCTCTTCCTCTAGGCTTTGTATTTGTTGAATGGTTTGCTTCTAAATAAAAAATAGATGCatgcattattatttattattgttattattattttttatggtAATGGATGATGATGAAATAAAAAAATTGAGCACTATTCATCaattattataaatttaattaaattaatagtGTAAAAAATAGTATTAACTGTTAAGTGATGCATCATGTCTACAAAATTTTTTACTTTGGATCTGTAATATGCTTTGTTTGTTTCTTCACTTCGTTTTGGATTCTTGTATCATGTGAATGTCTCCACTACTTGAACTTTTGTTTATCTTGCTTTCTCCTCCagtataaataattattaatatagatGTTCGTTGTTTATCATATCATCTGACAAAACATATAATGCAGGGACGATTTTACATATGTGAAGGCACAATAGGCTACATTCTGAGAAACAGAGATTGGTTCTACTACGGATGTCCAGCCTGCCGAAGAATCCTAAGTGATGACCCACCTTACGGACAGTGCAAAAACCACGACACAAAAGGCGAATACATTGCAAGGTATATTCAAACACTAAAACA
The window above is part of the Rutidosis leptorrhynchoides isolate AG116_Rl617_1_P2 chromosome 1, CSIRO_AGI_Rlap_v1, whole genome shotgun sequence genome. Proteins encoded here:
- the LOC139891709 gene encoding uncharacterized protein; translated protein: MSDDIPIQTAATLHMSKITINSDDLESYVLYELQILLTEHSRNVTDFGLPAVPQNLLDDLHNRLIMEERNYDREALSNEKTILLTQLNQKQRTVYDAVMNSNANQKQELIFVYGHGGTGKTFLWKTLTTSLRAEGKIVLAVASSGIASLFLPSGQTAHSRFRIPIDITDESVCNIKKKTHMATLLRKTELIIWDEVPMNNRKCLEELDRTLRDIFEKADTPFGGLSFVLGGDFRQTLPVIKGCGKVEILDASITHSPLWNHFHIITLEENMRLQQPNLSEIDKENIRLFANWLLQIGNGTIGEPDECDPHNTSWVKIPNQYCIRDDEDGLTNLISFIYSDKLLYHPNPLQLQQQAIVCPKNETADAINEAILIRIEKESKTYTSYDSATPYSNDGGQTEMEHETEVVPISALRPGDRLKAIEVIVYRQWVIKRPKTRKPAGFCTLLLDIHGNAIQAISDFSQKRHFTEVVQINSAFRLSNFICR